CGCCGACTTCTACGCGGACTGGTGTGGGCCGTGTCAGATGCTCGAACCGGTCGTGGAGACGCTCGCGGCCGAGACCGAGGCCGCCGTGGTGAAGGTCGACGTTGACGCCAACCAGTCGCTGGCGGCAGCGTACGGCGTCCGCGGCGTACCGACGCTCGTCCTGTTTGCCGACGGCGAACCGGCCGAAGAGCTCGTCGGTCTCAAGTCGGAAGATCAGTTACGGTCGGTGCTCGGGGAGTACACACAGTAGATGCGCGGGGACGTACACACACTCGTCATCGCCGGTTCGGGCGTCGCCGGACTCTCGGCGGCCGTCTACGCGGCCCGCGCCGACCTCGACCCGCTCGTTCTCGAGGGGGACCAGCCGGGCGGCCAGCTCACGCTGACGACCGACGTCGAGAACTACCTGGGCTTCCCCGACGGTATCGGCGGGATGGCGCTCGTCGAACGCGGCAAAGAGCAGGCCAGACGATTCGGCGCGGAGTTCCGCCACGGCCGTATCGAGGCGGCGAGTGTCGACGAACAGCCGATAGCGCTGGAGCTCGCAGCAGGCGACGTGGTCCGAACCAGGGCGCTCGTCGTCGCCACGGGCGCGAGCGCCCGCTGGGTCGGTGCCGACAACGAGGCCGAACTGATGGGGCACGGTCTCTCGACGTGTGCGACCTGTGACGGCGCGTTCCACCGCGGCGACGACGTGCTCGTGGTCGGCGGCGGCGACAGCGCGATGGAGGAGGCGCTCTTCCTCGCGAAGTTCGCCGACGCCGTGACCGTCGTCCATCGCCGCGAGGAACTCCGCGCCTCGGATATCATGGTCCAGCGCGCCCGAGACCACGAGGCCATCGACTTCGCGTGGAACACTGAACTGCTGGCTATCGACGGGTCAGAGGAACAGGGTGTGACCGGGGCGACGCTCGTCTCACACCCGGACGGCTATCCCACGGAGAAGTACGGGGCCGATGCAGACGTGACGGTGTCGGACGTCGACGTCGGCGGCGTGTTCTACGCCGTCGGTCACGAACCGAACACGAGATTCCTCGACGGCACGCCCGTCGAACTCGACGAGGAGGGATACGTCCAACCGGTGGCCGCTGGCGAAC
This DNA window, taken from Haloarcula ordinaria, encodes the following:
- the trxA gene encoding thioredoxin yields the protein MATNTQSDAGAATPDEPIHVGGEAELDDAVDTHSVVLADFYADWCGPCQMLEPVVETLAAETEAAVVKVDVDANQSLAAAYGVRGVPTLVLFADGEPAEELVGLKSEDQLRSVLGEYTQ
- a CDS encoding NAD(P)/FAD-dependent oxidoreductase, whose amino-acid sequence is MRGDVHTLVIAGSGVAGLSAAVYAARADLDPLVLEGDQPGGQLTLTTDVENYLGFPDGIGGMALVERGKEQARRFGAEFRHGRIEAASVDEQPIALELAAGDVVRTRALVVATGASARWVGADNEAELMGHGLSTCATCDGAFHRGDDVLVVGGGDSAMEEALFLAKFADAVTVVHRREELRASDIMVQRARDHEAIDFAWNTELLAIDGSEEQGVTGATLVSHPDGYPTEKYGADADVTVSDVDVGGVFYAVGHEPNTRFLDGTPVELDEEGYVQPVAAGERWATTATAVEGVFAAGDVMDTQYQQAISAAGTGSMAALDAEAWLDANGHAPDEATDPLQASADD